The genomic interval CATTTTTCATCAACAGAACTCTGTCAGCTAAAACTGAAGCCAGATTAGGATCATGTTCTGTTGTTATTACAATGATGCCTCGGCTGGCAATACTTCTTAGAACTTCGACTGTTAGTACTTTATTTCTGAGATCGAGATGAGATGTTGGCTCGTCGAGCAGTAAAACCTTGGGTTGTTGAAACGTAAGCGTCAAACA from Desulfofundulus salinus carries:
- a CDS encoding ABC transporter ATP-binding protein is translated as MTLTFQQPKVLLLDEPTSHLDLRNKVLTVEVLRSIASRGIIVITTEHDPNLASVLADRVLLMKNGKVISYGKVKDVLSRENLIRLYETDIEVFEKNGVRYVLPIISDLLSQ